A segment of the Agromyces sp. H17E-10 genome:
GCGGGGCTCGACGTCGTCGCCGCCACGCACCGCCGGCCGACGCTCGACGACGTCTTCCTCGCGCTCACCGGTCGCAGCCTCCGCGAGGAGGCGGCGCACGCGGAGCCTGCCGAAGAGCTCGCCCTCGCCGGTTGAGGAGCGAAGCGTCTCGAAACCGCGCACACGACGGTTTCGAGACGTCGCTCCGCTCCTCCTCGACTCGCTCGACCAGCTCGACTCACCTGAAAGGACCACCATCATGACCACCATCGCTCCCACCGCCCGCCCGACCGGGTTCGTCCGCGACACTGCGGCCGTCTTCGCCCGCGAGTCGAAGCCGCTCGTGCGCGACCCGTTCAGCGTCGTGTTCTCGCTCGTGCAGCCGCTCGTGTTCCTCGGCCTGTTCGGCCCGCTCCTCATCGGCGAGGCGGGCGGCGACGTCGCCGGCACGCTGCAGTGGTTCGTGCCCGGCATCCTCGTCATGGTCGCCCTCTTCGGCACGGCCTCGACGGGCGCGAACCTGCTCTTCGAGATGCAGACCGGCTCGCACGAGCGCACGCTCGTCGCTCCGCTGTCACGCAGCGCCCTGCTCGTGGGCCGTGCCCTCAAGGAGGTCGTTCCGCTCGTCATCCAGGGCACGCTCGTCGTGCTCGTGGCCGTGCCGTTCGGGTTCAGCGTCGACGTGCCGGGGCTCGTCGCCGGCCTCGCGGTGCTCGCCGTGTTCGGCATCGGCTTCGGCGCGCTCAGCTACTCCCTCGCCCTCGCCTGCCGCAACCGCG
Coding sequences within it:
- a CDS encoding ABC transporter permease — translated: MTTIAPTARPTGFVRDTAAVFARESKPLVRDPFSVVFSLVQPLVFLGLFGPLLIGEAGGDVAGTLQWFVPGILVMVALFGTASTGANLLFEMQTGSHERTLVAPLSRSALLVGRALKEVVPLVIQGTLVVLVAVPFGFSVDVPGLVAGLAVLAVFGIGFGALSYSLALACRNRDWMFWMVHQTLLFPLMILSGMLLPLDDGPGWMQVAAAVNPLSYLVGAERALLAGDFGAPAVVGGAIAAIITCAIGVFVGVRAMRRAR